Genomic window (Bradyrhizobium sp. 186):
ACTTTAATTTTTCTGACTTGTGAACTGGATCACATTCGTCCGTATGATTCCGAGCGATGCTGGGGGTCACCGGATGGCGTGAGCCGATTTTAATATCCGGGGCTGGCAAGGTCGTTGACGGTATACTGCGTCAACGACCTTGTTTTTTGGTGGGTACAGCCGCCTTTTCCGCCTCACTCGCAGACGTCGACGCGACGGAATCGCCATCCCGAAGGCGTCATCACGCGCTTCCGCACGACGTAGCAGCCGCCGTAGCCATCGTCGTAGCCGGTACCATAATAGTAGGGATCGCCGTAGTAGGGGGAGCCGTAGCCATAATAGCCGCCGTAGTAGCCCGCACCGGCGAGACCCGCGCCGATCGCGACACCGGGCCAGAAGCCGCCATGCCAATGGCCGCCACCGTGCCAGCCTCCACCACCGTGGAAGCCGCCGCCATGGAAGCCCCCGAAACCGCCCCCCGCTTGCGCCGCTTGCGGCGCCGACAGCCCGACCGCCGCGACGGCCAGTGCCGCCATGATCATCCTGCGTAACATCACTCGATCCTCCGCGTGGACACGCTCCACGCTAAAGGATCACGCTAACGTCACTCAGGCATTCCTGACAGCCACCCTGCCTCACTTCCGCGCGAGCGTCAGCAGCCGCGACAGATGCTCTTCAACTTTCTCTCGAGCTGCCTGTTCTCGGCATTCACGGTGGCATCGGCGGCAGCCGCGCTGCCTCCCGCGCCGGTGGTGACCCCGGGCGCCGCGTTCGCGCCGGACGATTGCGCCGTGCCCAGGCTATTGGTGCCGGGCGGCGGAGCCGGGGAATTGGCAACGCCGCCGCTCGAACCAGTGGAGCCGCCAGTGCCGCCAATACCTTGGGCGAGCGATGCGACCGACATCGCGGCGATGCCGCAGATCACGATCAAGGCCTTGATTGAAACGGTTGCGGACGATCCAGCCATTGAAAGATTCTCCTTTGGGAAATTCTCCCTTTGCCGATCAACAGCCGCGGCGAAGTCCGGTTCCGGAACAAATCCCGTCACATCAGCTTGAAAGCAAGGAGCAGTCACGATCATGCGCAAACTGATCGCGTTCGACGAGGACACGTTCGACAAGCTGAAGCAGTTGGGACGCGACAGAATGGCGACGTTTCAAGAGCTCGCGGACGAGGCCTTTGCCGATCTCCTGAAGAAGCACGGCATTCCGATCGATCTCAGGGATGCGTTGCGCAAGAGCACCAGGCTCGACGCTGAATCGGGCAGGCCGGCAGCACGTTCCAAAGCCAGAAAGGCGAAATCACGATGACCGATCGCGATCCCTTTGCAGAGGGCGAACGCGCCGCGCGCGAGAACATTCCGGCCGAAGCCAATCCGTACCAGGACGGCAGCGACGAGCATGCGCTGTGGGCCGCCGGCCACGAGAAGGTCGCCGGCACGATCGAAGCGCGCGAGTCCAAGGGAAGCTGACGCTTCGCCACGGGTGAAGCAGCGGATCTATGCGGCGGCCACCATCTTCTCGGTCCGGTCCTCGACCATGGTCACGAACATGTGGGACTCCTCGCCGGTGCCGCCGATCTGGACCCGGCGGGCAGAGATCACGCGGCGCCCGCGCGCGGGATTGTCGATGGTATCGACGATCGGTTCGAGCTGCTGCTTCTGCGTGAGAAGCTGCCGATCGCGCCGCTCGATCAATTCGGCCGTCTCCGCGGAGAACAATTCCCGCGCGGTCTTGCCGATGATCTCGCCGCGCGACATGCCGATCATCTTCTCGGCAGCCTTGTTGACGAAGACATAGCGCAGATTGCGCGCATCCTTGGCGATGATGCCTTCAGCCACATTCTCGATGATGGTGGCGAGCAAACGCTCCATTCGCTCGAGGATGCGCTGGCGCTGACGCTGTTCGGTGACATCCTCCTGCACCGACACCCAGCCGCCGCCGTCCATCGGACGCTCGTAGATCTTGATGATGCGGCCGTCGTTCAGGGTGATTTCAGAGGTCGCCGGCTCGCGGGGCAATCCGGTCGAGCACCGCCGCGAGAAATTTCGCGACGTCGCCGCTGAACAATCCGCTCGTGACCCGGTGCTGGAGGATCTCCTCGAGCGTCGATCCGGCCTGGATCGTCTCGGGCAGGTTGTAGATCTGCCGGTAGTTGCGGTTCATTGCGACCACGGCCGCCTTGGCGTCGAGCATGATCAGGCCCTGCGGCATGCTGTTGATCGCAGCCGAGAGCTGCCACTTCTTGGCCTGGTACTTGTCGTTGAACTTGTCGCGCTCGGTCCTGGCCGCGTCGCGCGCCTGCGCAGTGCCGAGCTCGAGCTCCTCAAGCTCGAATATGCGCGCGACAGCGTCGCGGAAGTTCTGCACGGCGCGCGCAAGGTGCCCGATCTCGTCGTGACGGCCAAGGTGCGGCACCTCGCTCTTGACGTCGCCGGTGGCGATCCGGTCGGTCGCCTGCGTGATCTCGGCCAGCGCCCCGACCACCGAGCCCCGCATCACGACGACGTTCAGTCCCGCGAGCAGCAGCGCCGCGAGGCCGAGCGCGAACAGATAGGCCGCGGCGTAGCGGTTCTCGTTGGCGAGATCGTCCGCCTCGCGGGCTCGTTGACCGTAAATTTTCTCGAGCGTCTCGAGATCGCTGTTGAGCTTTTTGCGCAGTGTCCGGTTGGCGTCGTTGTCGCCCCATTCGCGCGCCGCCGCCGGGCTGATCTCAAGGCCGCGCCGCACCAGCTCCTGGCGGAACTCGACGAACTGCGAGACGCGCTGGCGGAAGGTGGCAGTTTGTTCAGCGTCGTCGTCACCGACGGTTCGCTCCATGTTCTTCACCGCCTCGGCGAGCTCGCGGTTGCGCCGCAGCAGCCCGTCCGCGAACTGCTTCGCACTGCCGCGATCGGCGGACATGTAGATGCCGCGCGACTCCATCACGATGGCGTAGATCAGCGCGTTGATGCGTCCGACGTTGATCGCCGCCTCTGCCGAGGAGGCGTGCATGTGACGATAGGTCGTCTGCAACCGCACCGACTGGATCGACATCACGAGCAGGAACGTCGTGACGATCGCGAGAAAGCCCGCGATGCTGTAGACCTTCTCCGCGACGGTCAGCGTGTCGGCGCCGCGCGCGAAACGAACGAACTTCTTCAGTAGCTTGGTTCCGGCGCCGAGACCGGACCTCAGTGCCACATCGTCCATGGCGCCGCCCCCTGGTTGAGCACACCCCAAGATAGGCGTGATCGCGCTAGCGGGTACTTAAAGTTTCAGCCGGTATTGTTACGGTCCGGAACCGCCGCGGGGCAGGCTCGGGGGCGGCATCAGCCGATCCGCTTCAGGCCCTTTTTGAAGCGTGGGCCGTTCGCGACATAGAATCTGGCTG
Coding sequences:
- a CDS encoding PAS-domain containing protein; translation: MDDVALRSGLGAGTKLLKKFVRFARGADTLTVAEKVYSIAGFLAIVTTFLLVMSIQSVRLQTTYRHMHASSAEAAINVGRINALIYAIVMESRGIYMSADRGSAKQFADGLLRRNRELAEAVKNMERTVGDDDAEQTATFRQRVSQFVEFRQELVRRGLEISPAAAREWGDNDANRTLRKKLNSDLETLEKIYGQRAREADDLANENRYAAAYLFALGLAALLLAGLNVVVMRGSVVGALAEITQATDRIATGDVKSEVPHLGRHDEIGHLARAVQNFRDAVARIFELEELELGTAQARDAARTERDKFNDKYQAKKWQLSAAINSMPQGLIMLDAKAAVVAMNRNYRQIYNLPETIQAGSTLEEILQHRVTSGLFSGDVAKFLAAVLDRIAPRAGDL
- a CDS encoding PAS-domain containing protein; this encodes MPREPATSEITLNDGRIIKIYERPMDGGGWVSVQEDVTEQRQRQRILERMERLLATIIENVAEGIIAKDARNLRYVFVNKAAEKMIGMSRGEIIGKTARELFSAETAELIERRDRQLLTQKQQLEPIVDTIDNPARGRRVISARRVQIGGTGEESHMFVTMVEDRTEKMVAAA